A region of the Pseudorca crassidens isolate mPseCra1 chromosome 9, mPseCra1.hap1, whole genome shotgun sequence genome:
CAAAAAGACTGCTCCCTAAAAGTTTTTCTTGAACCCCAAATCCTTAGTGACAACCACCATAATACGTTTTGTGTTTTATGGGATTAACTTTTTTCTCTTAACCTCCAAGATTAGAGCAGTGGTGGTTTTCAAATTACTGTTCTGCAGAGCCTTAGGGTTCTATGCTTCTAGAAGGAGATAGGATAAGAGAAGTAATAGTGGATTGTGCTGACTAGTAGGTAGGGCTTTAGGGCCCCCACTTTAGTTTCAACAACAGCTCCATTCTCAGCCTTGAATTAGGGTTCCAAATtagatttcttttcaaaaaagatTCCATGACATAAAGatacagataaagaaataaaaatgtaaaaactatatgtacagttgacccttgaacaacacggggcgCCAACCCTCTACAcagtataacttatagttggccctccatatgtGCAGTTCCTCCATTTATGCAGGTCCTCCATACCTGTGGTTCCTCCATATGCACAGTTCCACATCCAagaattcaaccaaccacagaatATATAGTACTATATAGTATTTACTCTTGAAAAgatccatgtataagtgaaccTGTTACAGTTcagacctgtgttgttcaagggtcagctgtataaaAGTTAGTTTGGTCCTTCATtatcatattcatatatatgtgaatatgtatatatatatatgtacacatttgtATATGTGAATATGGTAATCTCATATGAAggaacaaacatatatatatggttttatatatgtatgggGGAGGTGTATGTACTCCCAAAAATTATGAGCAAGAAAGGGGATTCATTTGTCCATATAAGCAATCTGGCCAGGCCAAACATGTAAATTGCCCTTCTGATTCACTTAAAGGAACCCATTATCCCTTTGGTCTAGAAATCTGTCTCTGCACTAAGAACtttcttttcctgttattttttaatatttttcattacctTTACCtgtgaaatatgtaaaatattgtgTGTTATGGTTATGTGTGCAGTTTTCTGGGAGAGAAGAGAGTCCATtgctttcatcagattttcaaagaGTTACTAATCTCATCAATTTTTCTACTTTGGGGCTAAATATAAGTACACTaacctagaaaaataaatgaatgaaagaatgtttTAACTGGTATCAAACAAAAAAGGTAGCAAATATAAGTATTATTTTAGATAGATCCTTTCAGAGGCTTCTTGGGGTCAAAACTTTTCATAATAATTCTAAGGCATaatttgccttttcactctcattctcgTAAAAGTGCATAGTGGAATTTTCCAGAGGCTCCATGACATGTGATATCACAGCAGAGTGAGCAGAGAAGGAggtatgagaatccagctgtctatTAAGACAGACATTAAATAGGTTTGCAAAATATAAAGCAATGCCACTCTCTTCTCACTGATTTATTTTGGAACACATAgttattttttgtaaaaatatgttctttttgtTAACTATGCAATGGATCTATTTTTTAAGgtattaataagtattttttagaATTCTCACTTTCATTTAACTTCTCATTTTCAATTggaaatatagatagatattacCCACATAAGCAAAAGCTCTTTGgtattctcaataatttttaggAGTATAAAGGGTCCCTGAGACCAAATATGTTTGAAAACTGCTATTCCATAACAAATGACATTTTGGAAATAGGGGTGCCTCTAGAAGTTAAATCAGAGGACTGTGATTTCAATGTGTTGTCTCTACCCTtgcttctcaaaatgtggtctgaGGAGCAGCTGCatcggcatcacctgggagcttgttagaaatgcagaatcttgggccTTGTCCCAGACTTAGTGAATCAGTATCTTCATTTTAAGAAGATCCCTAGGTGATTGGTATACATACTGAAGTTTGAAAAGCTGTGATCTGTATTACTCCATACTAACATTTATTTCAATTCAGACTTATTCCCAAAAGGATTAAAGGAAACTAcataaatatcttcattttatatataacataaaagtataaataatttAGTGTATATATGCATTAATGCTAATAATGCATTAATACTAGTCTTTCTTAGGCTATCATTGATACTCTGTATTTGTAAGGTAGTTCATTATTAACCATACTGTTCTTACAGTTATACAAGAAAGAACTCCAGGCAAGGAATCCAAAGCCTTGGATTTGGTCATAAAAATCACTAACTTTGTCACATTGGGCAAAAATTCACCCCAATTTCCCAGTTTGTGAATGGGAGTAAATGCCTTGTTTATGTATCAGAAGGAAATAATGTATGTTGAAAAcatttgtaaactgtaaaacactgatgcaCATTAATTGTAAGATTTGCTAAGAATTTTACATTAGATCTGAATGCGTTATTagtacataatttttaaagaagttctaatatatatttaaaacacttaATTCATTTCACTAGAGCTTGGTACTAATGAGGTTTTATGCCCCAGTAAGTCGATTACCTTCACTTCCTTCTATGGCCAGACTACAACACAAACTCCAGCCAATTTGGTTAAGATTCTATGAATGGATTGGCACAGATCCATCATCAGTgtggaagaaaaaattaataattagcGCAGATGTAATGATGATGAATcagtaacttctttttttaatttatttattgtttttatttatttatttttttggctgcgttgggtcttcattgctgcgcgcgggctttctctagttgcagcgagcgggggctacacgggcttctcactgcggtggcttctcgttgcggagcacagactctagacgcatgggcttcagtagttgtggcatgcgggctcagtggttgtggtttgcaggctctagagtgcaggctcagcagtcgtggcacatgggcttagtttctccacgggcttagtttctccgcggcatgtgggatctagccagaccagggctcgaacccgtgtcccctgcattggcaggcggattcttaaccactgtaccaccagggaagccccagtaactTCTTATATGAAGGATTAACCTTTGTTCAAGAGTCACCTTGTGAGCCATGGAATTCAGGCTCCCCCTAGTGGCTGTCTGGGAGCAATCAAATTTATACAACTGTCTCTAACATTTTCTATGCACATTTTTAAGCCAGATCATTAGCGACATGAAGAAAAAACAGTTCTAGGATTAACCATTACCATAAGATGTTTTAAGGGGTCAATTTGTTAAattaagaatgtgaaaaatggatagcaGAGTTCTAAGATATTGCAAACAACTAGAAAAGAGGGGAAGCATAAGTAGAAGTGACGGTAACCATCACAATACTTAATATAATTATGAGGGAGAAGCAGGCTAAACACATTAATTTGACAAGATCTGTACTAGattctttctttactttcttttcttatactTTGTCTCATTTTATCCTTCTTCAATCCTggatttcacaggtgaggaaatctAAATTTAAGGGATTTAGTATCTATCCTAAGACCAGACTGCTAGTACATAACAGTAGTGTTATACTTGACACacagtagttttgtttttttataaatttatttatttatttttatttttggctgtgttgggtcttcattgctgtgcgtgggcttttctctagttgtggcgagcgggggctactcttcattgcagtgcacgggcttctcattgccgtggcttctcttgttgcagagcacagcctctaggcctgcgggcttcagtagctgtggctcgcgggctctagagcacaggctcagtagttgtggcacacaggcttatttgctccgcggtagagggatcttcccagaccaggtctcgaacctgtgtcccctgcatttgcaggcagattctcaaccaccgtgccaccagggaagcccatacacaGTAATTTTTGATAAGAAAGAAtttggcccaaaaaaaaaaaaagtgtttgatagaattcaaacttgaaaaaaagaaaaccaactaatgTCTAAACATGACCTAGGCCATCTTCACTATTAAACatgaaccaccaccaccaccccccaaaaaaaagaatgcctttgGCCATAATTGCCTTACAAACAAGTTAAACAAGATGTTTTGTACCTATTTTTTGTAATCTAATAAATTCTGAGCATATTTCAATGAACtaaattaaagaaagtaaagTTATTCTTATAATAGTGAGAAAAATATGACTAGGTACtttgtgtataaatatttattaaatgttttgagaTTATTCATTGTCCTTTTAACAGAAGATAGACTCAGGTCTTCTGTTGGTGTGGTGCTTGCTTCATTATATCTAGtttgcccccacccccaaccacagACTATAATATGCCTCATTTGTTAATGATGACTTAGCTACCCAGTAACAACCAACcagccaccctccctccccacacccctctctctccccacatacacacacacagttttcctTCAATTTCTATCAATTTGGTGCTACTTAATTTAAATCAGTAAAGTAACTGTTATGAGTAGAGAAAATTCAAAAGAGCTTGATCTGAAATCGTTTAAGAAGGATGTAACTTGTACATTTtgtacataaaatattatttttaatctttactttTCCAGATTTGTTTtacatcatattaaaaaaaagtaagtgaacgtctctatgctttttttcctccacttttcCAGGTCTAATTGTCCAAAATGTGGCTCTACTGGTGAAGCTGAAAATGCCAGTTACAGATATAAGCTTGCCTTAAAAGTTGCAGAATCAAACAAATTATTTGGTATTACTGTATTTGGAAGCTGCTTAGATGCATTTTTTGGTCTTACAGCCACTGGTTTGCACAGGTAAGAatatttaaacattctttttcctAGCTACTACTTTAGTACATCAATAGAATTTGAAGacgtggggtttttttgggtttttttgttttatttatttttggctgtgtggggtctttgttgctgcttgtggactttctctagttgtggtgagtgggggctactcttcgtggcagcatgcgggcttctcactgtggtggcttctctcttgttacggagcacaggctctaggcgcacgggattcagtagttgtggcgcacgggattcagtagttgtggcgcgcaggcttcagtagttgtggctcacgggctctagagcgcaggctcaatagttgtggcgcacgggcttagttgctccgcggtagagggatcttcccggaccaggtctcgaacccgtgtcccctgcattggcaggcggattcttaaccactgcgctaccagggaagcccccaaagataTGTGTTTTTAAGGTAATATGCATTTAGTAAAAACAGATGATCACTCGACCTCAGATCATCAGttcatttaaaagataatcaagTGAGAAATAGAAAGATGtttatttactgaatacctattGTGATGATGTTAAACCATGCTCCAACCAAACTGTAATTAGACTATTAAAttacaaaactctaatccaagttagagaaatatataataagaaagtagggcttccctggtggcgcagtggttgggagtccgcctgccgatgcggggggcgcgggttcgtgccccggtccggaaggatcccacgtgccgcggagcggctgggcctgtgcgtccggagcctgtgctccgcgacgggagagaccacagtggtgagaggccctcataccgcaaaaaagaaaaaagaaaaaaagaaagtaaaattgtttCAAACTGAAGGATTTTTCAAATCAAGTGGCTAAGGTCTTTTGAGGTGGAAGAAGCTATTTGAAGGAATATTTGCATATCAGAAATtgaattttgtcatttatttcatttgcatTGCAAGTTCATCTGCATAGTTTGACCTGTTAAGATGTTCTGAGAATGTAAGGAGATATGTAAGCAACTGAAGCTTTTTCTCCCCTTCAATCTTCTGCCCTCCTCCCCTAATACTTAATAGAGGAAATCTCTGTTCATCTCCTTATAGTTGAGAgcaaagcgatttgaagaaagggaGGGCCAAGGGACCACAGCGAGGATTGCCAGCGACGAGGAAAGACTTCCCCCTCTGCTTTGAGGAGAAGGGTTAAAGATCCCAGCACTACTCCCACTGACACTTTTAGAATAATTGCTGGGCCTGATTACTAGGCAGGCATCTACTTTATTCACATTTGATcagttgtttttgtctttctaggCTATAAGAACCTAGAGGGAACAAAATGCTTAGCTCttaaagtcactttttttttccccctatatgTAACTCAAAAGTTTCATGCTGTATTTTCAAACTAATTGTGTCGTCTTTGTGGAAAGTTAAAATTTCAAAGCTTAtctcttcccattttttattttctttccaatcaAGGTACATTCAAGATCGTAATGAAATTCCAGAAACACTGGACAGTGATGCAGCTCAGACCCTATTAACTAAAGCAGTTGAAACTTGCTTTGTTGGACAAAGCTTTATTTTTGGAGTGACGGTAATTGAGActagctttctttttattattatgctAACATTTCCATTGTAatgaaatgattttaattttctaaatagtTTTTAGGAGTCATAAGTGTGAGAGCCTGTGGAAGCACTTTAAGCTTTGTAAAAATAGGCTATAGGTGATCTGTTAAAATACCATGTATGACAACTTCCTCTTTCAAAAGTTAGAAGAGCCCCATTCAAATGCAttcagaactttaaaaatctaaatttattataaattcacAAGTGTTAgatattttgttttgatatttggTATTTACTGTACCCTCTAAATTCAGTTCAGGTTCTGTAGTAAAACTTTCGTCAACTCTAGCTTTTTAATCTTATCtatgaaaggagaaagagggaactAACCTTGAAGGCAAAGTAACTGAGTGTTGATAACTGTAAGAATAGGTTAGGAAGGATCatcttaaataattataaaagtgaCTATAGAAAAAGTCCAGAGAATGTGCTGACTGAAGGAGTAATCGTTATCTGTCTCTTGTATGCTAAAGGGAACAAAATCAGTATTTTGCCTACACTGCAGTCAGTGTTTTAAAAAGCGGAATACAGCACTTCACAGCTGAACAGTGAGAAAACCCAAAGGGAAGATGAAATCAGAAGCTACAgaggttttctttcttaaaatctcagatggctctttttcttctttttttttttttaaagtgagaacaTTCCTTTAAACACTGAAAGCTTATGGAAGCTAATGAGAAATATAATAgtagttaccatttattgagcaactactatttGCTAAGCAGTATAGTTTTTTGTGTGTTATTGCTAATACAGTAATCCTGcatttttatccttattttataaatgagaaaactaaggctcctaataacttgtccaaagtcccAACACTCGGAAATTTTAGAACCAAAATTTAAAGACAAGTCTCTTTACTCCAAGGTTTACTTCCCCATAATTTCAATTCCTCTAGCGTTAAACCCTATAACTCTAGAGGAATTGAAATTACAGGGGTGGGGGTTATAGTTGCATctgtttttaaccttttaaaaccCTGTTTCACATTTgagtcaaaggaagaaaatattattctGATTTAAATTCATTTACTTCTTTCACAGAATTTTGAAAGCCAACATCGACAAGGTTCAGGTTCCAGTAACCTCTTAGAGCAGTGCTCAGACCACAAGAGAGAAGTTAAAGCGCTAGTAGCTTGCCAGATTGTTCTACCAGACCCAGGTGTCGTAGGCTTCACTGTCATTGACTATTTCCATCGGCTTTTGCAGCTTTCTGATATCAGGAAACTTCGCTGTGGCTCCCAGGCACCTAATAGCCACCTACTTGCTTTAGAAAATTCAAATAGCGATGTCAGCAGCATATGTGGCCCTGACAGCAGTTCTTGTTGTTTTGAGTCCCATGGCAGCGATGATTTTTCAGGATTCTGGCAGCTATCACTTGAACTGACTTCCGTTGTTTCACAACTAacagatgatgatgatttttCAGCTTCAGAACAAAGCGAGGCCATTGATACTCTTCACCAGAACAGAATGTGCATCTCCTCTGCAGAGGCCACTGGTTCCAATAGCTGCCATGATACCATTCAGGGTTTATGGAGCCCTGTTTCTTATATGGATCAAAATAGTGCAGCACAAAAGCTGGGTGAAGAACTTGGCTTACAAGCTGATCAGCCAAGTGCGGTTCATAGCAATCATCATGAAATTGGAGTTCCTGGTTCTAATTTATTCCCTTTGAAAGTGCAAGAGCCCCTTGAGCCAAGTAATACAAAATCCTTCCACAGTGCAGtggaagttaaaaatatatattcccagCGTGAGCTAACATGTCACCAGTATCATGATGTAGATACCCCCGCTAGCTTTCAGGAGAGATCTGTGTGTTGTCCACCTTCATCACTCAGACTTGAAGAGATAGCTGGGGGTTCTCAGGACTGTGACCCTGAGATCTGGGCTGACCTTCCACTCTCTGAAAGCCTAAACAAATTTCTGGCAGCTATCGAAAGTGAGATTGCTATAACCCAGACAGATGGCAGTAGCAGGAAATGTCATCTAGATAATGACGTCAGTAAATTACATGCAGACCACAGCAGGATATCCGTGACTCCACAGAGAACTACTAGATCCTTGCATGCACCACCTGTAGGCTTAAGATCACCACAAGCAACAGTCAAAGCAAACTCCAGCAAAAATAACTTCCTTTCCAACTGTGAAGCAAATCCAAGTCCTAGCGTTCATAAGGAGTCACAACCAGAGAACACAGTAGAGACTATCTCTATAAGTAGTAGTGAAAGAGGCATTTCTGAAAATCTTCTACCAAATGTTTATCTGTCAGTTCTGTTTCCATCTTCAAAAGGCTCAGGCACAACAGTTACTTTTAAGTCTACCAGAATTCCACCACATGAGGCTGAAATTTCAATTAAGCACGATACTTCAGAGACTGACCATTCTTGTCtcaatagcaaatattttaatggatgtggagaaaaatcaCTATCCGAAATGAGTGAAAAGTTGACAACTTTGAGTTCTAGGAGATATAATGATGTTTCCAACCTTCACaacttagaaaataaacaatactGTAGGCGGCCAAAGAACCAGGGTGACAGTTTGACAATTTGCAGGAAACTCACATATCCTTTAGAAGCTCTTTGCAGTATGCCAAATAGAAGTACGAACGCATTGAAAGAAATGTCTTATGAGCACACTGGTAATAACCTAACAGCAAACTGTTCTGCTGGTCATGAAGGTGGCTACAATGCTTCTGCTGATCTCTTTGATGATAGTCCTAAAGAAATGGACATGGCAACGGAAATGACCCAAAAGTCACAGGATATTTTGTTACAGTGGGGAAAGTCTTTGGCAGAAAGTCATCATACAGAATCTGATTTTTCATTGAGATCATTCTCTGAGAACTCCAGCCAGTCTTCACAAAAATTATCCTTGCAAAACACATCTGCCTCTCTGTATCTAAAAACATGTCCCTCTCCACCTCATTTTCAGTCAGATTCAGAATATGATTTTGAAGATAGCCAAGACTTTGTTCCATGTTCACAGTCAACTCCAGTTATAGGATTCCACCAAACTAGAATTCATGGAATGACAGGAGCTTTCAAAAAATTACCTGCCTTTTATTTGGACCTTGATGCTAACTATAAAAAGACAAGGATTTCCACTGTAAATGATGCACAGCAAACCACCCCAAGCTgtccaaaaaatataaagacaacCAGCCAGAAATCCAGAAGCCCTACTATATCTAGTATTACACAACCAGAGATCTCCAACAACTGTCCTGTTGCTAAGTACCTTGAAACTGATTTTGATGAATGGGTCCCTCCTACCACACAAAAAGTATTTCCTTCAGAAATGCTTGGATTCCAGGCCATGGGTCTAAGGAAATGCCCAGCTGCTTATAATTCTCCTGATCAAAAAGAGTTaccaagaaaaaaactgaaatatgtCAAACAAAGAACTGATAAATGcttaattaagaaaaagttaaatttGAAGAATATGCTTACAGCAGCAGAACAGAAATCTCCTGACTATAACAGTACAGGGTTAGGCTGGATTTTCAAGGAGTCGGTTTTGGGACTTGCTTCGCATTCAGAAGTCAAATGTTGCCTTCCATTTTCAGAAGGTTGGTCACCTTCAGTGCCTGAAACTAAAAGTGCTTGGTCTCCTGAATTGTTCTCATAAAATGTCACCTGAACCCAATTTCTGAGCTTTTAAAGGTAAGTCTGTTTGGAAACTCTTGCCTCCAGTGTCATGGAAAGCATTCTTACCATTTTGAACACTTGAAGAGAAGCAAATAGAAAAGAGGTGCTGTTGTGCCTTTTTATATGGGGGGAAGCCATTGTTCTTCCCAGTGTTTTATCCAGAATACTTTGATTTCAGATAATTTGGCACTTTATCTTATATTATTGATTGTACTTATGTAATATTGTCAGTTTTGCTTATTGAAAGTATTTGTTAAAATCACACATACATTCAGAAATAAAACCTTTGCAAACCAAAACTTAAAGTCTTTCTTAATTGTTCAGCTTAGATCAGAAAATGTCTACCATGTATTAAGCCAACTACTGTTCTGAGTTTGTGATACAAAGCTACAACGCCACTGATCTTAAAAGATTTTAGTCTACTGGGTAAGACAGAAATACAATGGACAATTTCAATACAATGCAGTAAATGCGATGATAGAAGTTTTTAACGGATATTAAATTTATGTTGCTCTGGGAGCATGGCAGAGAATCAGTTAACCCAGCAGCATCTATGGGCTGGGGATAAGAAGAAAGGTCAATAAAACCTTACAATTTAGAGGTAAATGTGAAACTGTCACTATTTTATccagtaattatttgttgaatgcttactacatgccaggcactatgctagatgCTGGGAATTCAAAAATGAAAGTCAAGCTCTTACCTCAGAAACTCATGGTCTAGAAGAGTAAACAGGTCTCTGATAGGGAGATAAGCTCAAAGGGCTAATAAGGAGCAAAAATGAAGAATAGTTTCTAGACATTCACGTCCTTAGCAGCACCTCAGCTGCACCCTATAAAATATTTGTGCGTCTCTGGTCAGCTCCCTTTGCCATTCCCCACAGCAACTATTCCAGATACTCACCATTCTTCGTGCCACTGACCTACCTACTCTTGCCTCGTACTTCACGGAGATCACCTGTATTCCCTTACCTTCCCACACCCATACTTACCCACTTGTCTGTATCGACTCACCCACAACTCTTCTTCCTCTAACCTCAAAAATAATGCACACCTCCTATTTAGTGCTAATCTTTCTTTTTGGGCTGTTGATCCATTATACCCATCTTTATCGTCTTGCTCTACtggctctctccccttcccccacttttaattttgaaaacttgcaaaaaagttgaaagaatgatACAATGTTACAGCATCTATACATACGACCTAGATTCAATCATTTAACATTTTGCCTTTTGTGTATGGGtgtattttttccattgtgtCTATAGATATATATAGTTGTTTCTGCTGAACCTTTTTtaattagcttatttatttttggctgcattcggtcttcgttgctgtgcacgagctttctctagttgcggtgagtgggggcttctctccattgtggtgcatgggcttctcattgtggtggcttctcttgttgcagagcatgggctttaggcacgtgggcttcagtagttgtggcacgcgggctcagtagttgtggctcacgggctctagagctcaggctcagtagttgtggcatgtggcttagttgctccgcggcatgtgggatcttcctggaccagggctcaaacccgtgacccctgcattggcaggaagattcttaaccactgcgccaccagggaagtccctttactgAACCTTTTTAAGGTAAGCTGCAGATATGACATTTTACATTGAAATACTTCAACAtgagttttcttaaaataaggaCTTTCTTCTACATAATTATTGGTACAATATCATTATCACACTAAAAACTATAACAGT
Encoded here:
- the DDIAS gene encoding DNA damage-induced apoptosis suppressor protein isoform X1; its protein translation is MNRRRKFLLASVLALQNSSFIYPSCQKCCSRILLVSKRSNCPKCGSTGEAENASYRYKLALKVAESNKLFGITVFGSCLDAFFGLTATGLHRYIQDRNEIPETLDSDAAQTLLTKAVETCFVGQSFIFGVTNFESQHRQGSGSSNLLEQCSDHKREVKALVACQIVLPDPGVVGFTVIDYFHRLLQLSDIRKLRCGSQAPNSHLLALENSNSDVSSICGPDSSSCCFESHGSDDFSGFWQLSLELTSVVSQLTDDDDFSASEQSEAIDTLHQNRMCISSAEATGSNSCHDTIQGLWSPVSYMDQNSAAQKLGEELGLQADQPSAVHSNHHEIGVPGSNLFPLKVQEPLEPSNTKSFHSAVEVKNIYSQRELTCHQYHDVDTPASFQERSVCCPPSSLRLEEIAGGSQDCDPEIWADLPLSESLNKFLAAIESEIAITQTDGSSRKCHLDNDVSKLHADHSRISVTPQRTTRSLHAPPVGLRSPQATVKANSSKNNFLSNCEANPSPSVHKESQPENTVETISISSSERGISENLLPNVYLSVLFPSSKGSGTTVTFKSTRIPPHEAEISIKHDTSETDHSCLNSKYFNGCGEKSLSEMSEKLTTLSSRRYNDVSNLHNLENKQYCRRPKNQGDSLTICRKLTYPLEALCSMPNRSTNALKEMSYEHTGNNLTANCSAGHEGGYNASADLFDDSPKEMDMATEMTQKSQDILLQWGKSLAESHHTESDFSLRSFSENSSQSSQKLSLQNTSASLYLKTCPSPPHFQSDSEYDFEDSQDFVPCSQSTPVIGFHQTRIHGMTGAFKKLPAFYLDLDANYKKTRISTVNDAQQTTPSCPKNIKTTSQKSRSPTISSITQPEISNNCPVAKYLETDFDEWVPPTTQKVFPSEMLGFQAMGLRKCPAAYNSPDQKELPRKKLKYVKQRTDKCLIKKKLNLKNMLTAAEQKSPDYNSTGLGWIFKESVLGLASHSEVKCCLPFSEGWSPSVPETKSAWSPELFS
- the DDIAS gene encoding DNA damage-induced apoptosis suppressor protein isoform X2, translating into MCISSAEATGSNSCHDTIQGLWSPVSYMDQNSAAQKLGEELGLQADQPSAVHSNHHEIGVPGSNLFPLKVQEPLEPSNTKSFHSAVEVKNIYSQRELTCHQYHDVDTPASFQERSVCCPPSSLRLEEIAGGSQDCDPEIWADLPLSESLNKFLAAIESEIAITQTDGSSRKCHLDNDVSKLHADHSRISVTPQRTTRSLHAPPVGLRSPQATVKANSSKNNFLSNCEANPSPSVHKESQPENTVETISISSSERGISENLLPNVYLSVLFPSSKGSGTTVTFKSTRIPPHEAEISIKHDTSETDHSCLNSKYFNGCGEKSLSEMSEKLTTLSSRRYNDVSNLHNLENKQYCRRPKNQGDSLTICRKLTYPLEALCSMPNRSTNALKEMSYEHTGNNLTANCSAGHEGGYNASADLFDDSPKEMDMATEMTQKSQDILLQWGKSLAESHHTESDFSLRSFSENSSQSSQKLSLQNTSASLYLKTCPSPPHFQSDSEYDFEDSQDFVPCSQSTPVIGFHQTRIHGMTGAFKKLPAFYLDLDANYKKTRISTVNDAQQTTPSCPKNIKTTSQKSRSPTISSITQPEISNNCPVAKYLETDFDEWVPPTTQKVFPSEMLGFQAMGLRKCPAAYNSPDQKELPRKKLKYVKQRTDKCLIKKKLNLKNMLTAAEQKSPDYNSTGLGWIFKESVLGLASHSEVKCCLPFSEGWSPSVPETKSAWSPELFS